The Polyangium spumosum genome contains a region encoding:
- a CDS encoding aminotransferase class I/II-fold pyridoxal phosphate-dependent enzyme, with amino-acid sequence MARVPFTRRTDWDRTENPLTTLLADAARSGRALVDLTESNPTRAGLVDAAPLVALLGDARGTTYAPLPLGHPRARAAVAASFHERGLPAREDRVVLSASTSEAYAWLFKLLCERGDRVLVPAPSYPLFEFLARLEDVELQTYPLVREEGFRIDLGALERAAEEAKGHARAIVLVHPNNPTGTYVRRDEAALVDAIAARHGMALIVDEVFAEYPHGVLPADRLPSFAGEHEALTFVLGGLSKSLLLPQCKLGWTLVYGPDVFCHEALARLELVADTYLSASTPVQLALPELLAARASVQGPVRARAAENLAALDRAIAAAGEDAAVRRLPTDGGWYAILEVPRTRDEDAWVESLVREHGIVVHPGYFFDMEREGFLVISLLPRPEVFSRAITSVVASVAKG; translated from the coding sequence ATGGCCCGTGTCCCCTTCACCCGGCGAACCGACTGGGATCGCACCGAAAACCCGCTGACGACCCTGCTCGCCGACGCCGCGCGTTCGGGCCGCGCCCTCGTCGACCTGACGGAGTCGAACCCCACCCGCGCCGGGCTCGTCGACGCCGCGCCCCTCGTCGCCCTGCTCGGCGATGCCCGCGGCACGACGTACGCGCCGCTGCCCCTCGGCCACCCCAGGGCCCGCGCCGCCGTCGCCGCCTCCTTCCACGAGCGCGGCTTGCCCGCCCGCGAGGACCGCGTCGTGCTCAGCGCGAGCACCAGCGAGGCGTATGCCTGGCTCTTCAAGCTGCTCTGCGAGCGAGGCGACCGGGTCCTCGTCCCGGCGCCTTCGTATCCGCTCTTCGAGTTCCTCGCGCGGCTCGAAGACGTGGAGCTCCAGACGTACCCGCTCGTGCGCGAGGAGGGGTTCCGTATCGATCTCGGCGCGCTCGAGCGCGCCGCGGAGGAGGCGAAGGGCCACGCGCGTGCGATCGTGCTCGTGCACCCGAACAACCCCACGGGCACCTACGTGCGGCGCGACGAGGCCGCCCTGGTCGATGCGATCGCCGCGCGCCACGGCATGGCCCTCATCGTGGACGAGGTCTTCGCCGAGTATCCACACGGGGTCTTGCCGGCCGATCGGCTCCCGAGCTTCGCGGGGGAGCACGAGGCCCTCACGTTCGTGCTCGGCGGCCTCTCGAAGAGCCTGCTCTTGCCGCAATGCAAGCTCGGCTGGACGCTCGTCTACGGCCCGGATGTGTTTTGCCACGAGGCCCTCGCGCGGCTCGAGCTCGTGGCGGACACCTACCTCTCGGCATCCACGCCCGTGCAGCTCGCGCTGCCGGAGCTGCTCGCCGCGCGCGCCTCGGTGCAGGGACCCGTCCGGGCGCGGGCGGCGGAGAACCTCGCGGCGCTCGATCGTGCGATCGCGGCCGCGGGCGAGGACGCGGCGGTCCGGCGCCTGCCCACGGATGGCGGCTGGTACGCGATCCTGGAGGTGCCGCGGACGCGGGACGAGGACGCCTGGGTCGAGTCGCTCGTGCGGGAGCACGGGATCGTCGTGCATCCGGGGTATTTCTTCGACATGGAGCGCGAAGGGTTTCTCGTGATCAGCCTGCTGCCGCGCCCGGAGGTCTTCTCGCGCGCGATCACGAGCGTCGTCGCTTCGGTCGCAAAGGGTTGA
- a CDS encoding flavin-containing monooxygenase yields the protein MHEEAEVIVVGAGPSGLSVGACLRSRGVSFEILERSSDVGASWRNHYERLHLHTVQRFSALPGMPWPAGTPTYPSRAQMVAYLEAYARGFDLNPRFGEDVRAARRVDSGFVLRTEANEYRSRALVVATGYNRVPNIPAWPGEESFGGPILHSSRYKNGEPYRGKRVLVVGAGNSGAEIALDLWEHGARPALSVRGPVHVIPRDLTGVPSQMSSLFLFSRLPSKVADAVSLFVLDRALGDLRPYGFTRPEIGPISQVVLKKRVPLIDVGTLELVKQGQIDVMKDVRSFSPGEVHFADGATRPFDAVVLATGYRTGIAEYFEDAEGWLDERGYPRYFGEPVPGAPGLFFVGYRNPLTGALHDIAIEAQRIAEHLAGEKR from the coding sequence ATGCACGAAGAGGCCGAGGTCATCGTCGTCGGCGCCGGTCCGTCGGGGCTCTCCGTCGGGGCGTGCTTGCGGTCCCGCGGTGTCTCTTTCGAGATCCTCGAACGGTCGAGCGACGTGGGAGCGTCGTGGCGGAACCATTACGAGCGGCTGCACCTGCACACGGTGCAGCGGTTCTCTGCATTGCCGGGCATGCCCTGGCCCGCCGGCACGCCGACCTACCCGTCCCGCGCGCAGATGGTCGCTTATCTCGAAGCCTACGCGCGTGGCTTCGACCTGAACCCCCGCTTCGGCGAGGACGTCCGCGCGGCGCGGCGCGTGGATTCGGGGTTCGTCCTGCGCACCGAGGCGAACGAGTATCGGTCGCGCGCGCTCGTGGTGGCCACGGGATACAACCGCGTGCCCAACATCCCGGCCTGGCCGGGCGAGGAGTCGTTCGGCGGCCCGATCCTGCACAGCTCCCGCTACAAGAATGGCGAGCCCTACCGGGGCAAGCGTGTCCTCGTCGTGGGCGCGGGCAACTCGGGCGCGGAGATCGCGCTCGATCTCTGGGAGCACGGCGCGAGGCCCGCTCTCTCGGTGCGGGGCCCGGTGCACGTCATCCCGCGCGATTTGACGGGCGTCCCGTCGCAGATGAGCTCGCTCTTCCTCTTCTCGCGCCTGCCGTCGAAGGTCGCCGACGCGGTGTCGCTCTTCGTCCTCGATCGGGCGCTCGGCGACCTCCGCCCCTATGGATTCACGCGGCCCGAGATCGGCCCGATTTCGCAGGTTGTCCTGAAAAAACGTGTCCCCCTCATCGACGTGGGGACGCTCGAGCTCGTCAAGCAAGGGCAGATCGACGTGATGAAGGACGTGCGCTCGTTCAGCCCCGGCGAAGTGCATTTCGCGGACGGGGCGACGCGGCCGTTCGACGCGGTGGTGCTGGCGACGGGGTATCGGACGGGGATCGCGGAGTATTTCGAGGACGCGGAGGGTTGGCTCGACGAACGGGGGTATCCGCGTTATTTCGGCGAGCCGGTGCCGGGGGCGCCGGGGCTCTTTTTCGTCGGCTACCGGAACCCGCTCACGGGGGCGCTGCACGACATCGCCATCGAGGCCCAGCGGATCGCCGAGCACCTCGCCGGAGAGAAGCGCTGA
- a CDS encoding vWA domain-containing protein, with protein MSKSGTSMILGSLCLASALAGGGCSKSAPNEEATAMAPPPGTNTRAKGEQGFLADDPKAAAPEAPRLSVRGDTGATRGPGEKDKKAGGGAAAANEAALAPPPSAKDAPRIDPNGRFATTYRPGGGHLAAFESAVARGIIPTAERELVSDIGARYVTGFEVPKGKALGIQAGLERGTLPPSGSPFHLRLTLKSSPDKPAERPHLSVHLVLDVSGSMQGESIKQAREAASALVDKLAPSDDFSLVTFSSDAEVKIPDGPVGARREAIKRVIAEIKEGGGTNISSGLELGYAQAETKSIPNDAVKVVLLLSDGRANAGIKSVGGVSKLALDAFQKGIQTSTFGLGADYDGALMSAIAEDGAGGYYYLRDAAQIAPALGTELDKRLDPAATAVEVRVRLKKGFDLLKVYGSRRLSEAEAQRVRAQEVAADQQAEKRDGIKQDRKDDEEGGMRFFIPAFAAGDSHALLFQLRAGAGVGKAQLALVELKYKDRISKKNVTEEFPIEVAWADSDAASGATIDPSVARTMQGFAAGEALALAARKVAENDRPSAIQLLTERETILREAAKTLDEPLFLKDADRLARMREHAGQSTGMGDPLLFAMLLETASRSHLR; from the coding sequence ATGTCGAAGAGCGGTACCTCGATGATCCTCGGAAGCCTCTGCCTCGCGAGCGCCCTCGCCGGTGGCGGTTGCAGCAAGTCGGCGCCGAACGAGGAAGCGACCGCGATGGCACCTCCCCCCGGGACGAACACCCGGGCCAAGGGCGAGCAAGGCTTCCTGGCCGACGATCCCAAGGCGGCGGCGCCCGAGGCCCCCCGATTGAGCGTCCGCGGCGACACCGGCGCGACCCGCGGGCCGGGCGAGAAGGACAAGAAGGCCGGGGGCGGCGCGGCGGCGGCGAACGAAGCGGCGCTCGCACCTCCGCCCTCCGCGAAGGACGCGCCCAGGATCGACCCGAACGGCCGGTTTGCCACGACGTACCGTCCCGGCGGCGGTCACCTCGCCGCGTTCGAGTCCGCGGTCGCGCGCGGCATCATCCCCACGGCCGAGCGCGAGCTCGTCTCGGACATCGGCGCGCGGTACGTCACGGGTTTCGAGGTCCCCAAGGGCAAGGCCCTCGGCATCCAGGCCGGCCTCGAGCGCGGAACGCTCCCGCCCTCGGGCAGCCCCTTCCACCTCCGGCTCACCTTGAAATCGAGCCCCGACAAACCCGCCGAGCGCCCGCACCTCTCGGTGCACCTCGTCCTCGACGTGAGCGGCTCGATGCAGGGCGAGTCGATCAAGCAGGCCCGCGAGGCCGCGAGCGCCCTCGTCGACAAGCTCGCGCCGAGCGACGACTTCTCCCTCGTGACCTTTTCGAGCGACGCCGAGGTGAAGATCCCCGACGGCCCCGTGGGCGCGCGCCGCGAGGCCATCAAGAGGGTCATCGCCGAGATCAAAGAGGGCGGCGGCACCAACATCTCGAGCGGCCTCGAGCTCGGTTACGCGCAGGCCGAGACGAAGAGCATCCCCAACGACGCGGTGAAGGTCGTCCTCCTGCTCTCCGACGGCCGCGCGAACGCCGGCATCAAATCGGTGGGCGGCGTCTCCAAGCTCGCGCTCGACGCCTTCCAGAAGGGCATTCAGACGAGCACCTTCGGCCTCGGCGCCGACTACGACGGCGCGCTCATGAGCGCGATCGCCGAGGACGGCGCGGGCGGTTATTACTACCTGCGCGACGCGGCGCAGATCGCGCCGGCGCTCGGCACCGAGCTCGACAAACGCCTCGACCCGGCGGCGACGGCGGTCGAGGTCCGCGTGCGCCTGAAGAAGGGCTTCGATCTGCTCAAGGTTTATGGCTCGCGCAGGCTCTCGGAGGCCGAGGCCCAGCGCGTGCGCGCGCAGGAGGTCGCGGCGGATCAGCAGGCGGAGAAGCGCGACGGCATCAAGCAGGATCGCAAGGACGACGAGGAGGGCGGCATGCGCTTCTTCATCCCGGCCTTCGCCGCGGGCGACAGCCACGCGCTGCTCTTTCAGCTCCGCGCGGGCGCCGGCGTGGGCAAGGCGCAGCTCGCGCTGGTCGAGCTCAAGTACAAGGACCGCATTTCCAAGAAAAACGTGACCGAGGAGTTCCCGATCGAGGTCGCGTGGGCCGACTCCGACGCGGCGAGCGGGGCGACGATCGATCCCTCCGTGGCCCGCACGATGCAAGGTTTCGCGGCGGGCGAGGCGCTCGCGCTCGCGGCCCGCAAGGTCGCGGAGAACGATCGGCCGAGCGCGATCCAGCTCCTCACCGAGCGCGAGACGATCCTGCGCGAGGCGGCGAAGACCCTCGACGAGCCGCTCTTCCTGAAGGACGCCGATCGCCTCGCCCGCATGCGCGAGCACGCGGGGCAGAGCACGGGCATGGGCGATCCGCTGCTCTTCGCCATGCTGCTCGAGACCGCGAGCCGCTCGCACCTGCGCTAG
- a CDS encoding DUF6992 family protein, translating to MPRRALGIHALALLLAPALARAEPPAPAIAPTAVPAPKPPDPAAIAAREAHIETQTRAMTVLTSWALASIATGAALWATSGDDYTRSIGIQNVAWGAVDGVIAGFGYRGIVKMRDLDKPVSYWRAEDRKMKTIFLVNAGLDVLYVTAGALMVGFGKNDWVRGAGAGVALQGSFLFAFDAAMGLGAR from the coding sequence ATGCCACGGCGCGCCCTCGGGATCCACGCCCTCGCCCTTCTCCTCGCCCCTGCCCTCGCGCGCGCCGAGCCGCCCGCGCCCGCGATCGCGCCCACGGCCGTGCCTGCGCCGAAGCCTCCCGATCCCGCGGCCATCGCCGCGCGTGAGGCCCACATCGAGACGCAGACGCGGGCGATGACCGTGCTCACGAGCTGGGCCCTCGCCAGCATCGCGACGGGCGCCGCCCTCTGGGCCACGAGCGGCGACGATTACACCCGCTCGATCGGCATCCAGAACGTCGCCTGGGGCGCGGTGGACGGCGTCATCGCCGGGTTCGGGTACCGGGGCATCGTCAAAATGCGCGATCTCGACAAACCCGTTTCCTACTGGCGAGCCGAGGATCGCAAGATGAAGACGATCTTCCTCGTCAATGCGGGCCTCGACGTCCTTTACGTGACGGCCGGGGCCTTGATGGTGGGGTTTGGCAAGAACGACTGGGTCCGCGGCGCCGGCGCGGGCGTCGCCCTGCAGGGCAGCTTCCTCTTCGCCTTCGACGCGGCCATGGGCCTCGGCGCCCGCTGA
- a CDS encoding alpha/beta fold hydrolase: protein MASFLGMYQDEALPRRPFLGLELRARPVEGASEGLEVVRVAEGGAAALAGVRPGDRLVSLGDATVSEPRALVALVRGLVPGAPLHFEVLRGGARVTLPGKATPLPVERIAGAEVRLGHVTVDESWRQRTLLAIPTSGEPPFPVLLFLSGLGTGSCELSRDPEDPMRRLLEGLAAAGIATMRVERSGVGDSEGPPCQTTSFFDEVAGYRAALLALSSDPLVGRIVLFGHSLGGMIAPLLAGEGTQARGVAVFGTSSLKWVDCLVRATRRQRILAGMEGEALEEYVAAWSEMHTSVCREGMFPRDVFAARPHLAWLEGTSCHGETMFGRHASLFQEIERLDLPALWRTTTVPVLVLHGGYDHAAAPEEGRMIADEIAAASPGRARFVLLEGIGHDMRRHESLAQSYENPRAGAWDEGLLRATLEWLAHEGLISEDPRR from the coding sequence GTGGCATCGTTCCTCGGAATGTACCAGGACGAAGCGCTCCCCCGAAGACCCTTCCTCGGCCTCGAGCTCAGGGCCCGTCCCGTCGAAGGAGCCTCCGAGGGCCTCGAGGTCGTGCGGGTGGCCGAAGGTGGGGCGGCCGCGCTCGCGGGGGTGCGGCCGGGTGATCGGCTCGTTTCTCTCGGGGACGCGACCGTGTCCGAGCCACGCGCGCTCGTCGCGCTGGTGCGGGGCCTCGTGCCCGGCGCGCCGCTGCACTTCGAGGTCCTGCGCGGCGGCGCGCGCGTGACGCTCCCCGGCAAGGCCACGCCGCTGCCGGTCGAGCGAATCGCGGGCGCGGAGGTTCGTCTGGGACACGTGACCGTGGATGAATCGTGGAGGCAACGGACCTTGCTGGCGATCCCGACGTCCGGAGAGCCGCCCTTCCCGGTGCTGCTTTTTCTTTCGGGCCTGGGGACGGGGTCCTGTGAGCTCTCTCGAGATCCGGAAGATCCGATGCGACGGCTGCTGGAGGGCCTCGCCGCCGCGGGGATCGCCACGATGCGCGTCGAGCGGAGCGGCGTGGGGGACAGCGAGGGGCCGCCCTGCCAAACCACGAGCTTTTTTGATGAGGTGGCAGGGTATCGGGCGGCGCTCCTCGCCCTCTCGAGCGACCCGCTCGTGGGCCGGATCGTGCTCTTCGGCCATAGCCTCGGGGGGATGATCGCGCCCCTCCTCGCGGGCGAGGGCACGCAGGCGCGCGGCGTCGCCGTCTTCGGCACGTCCTCGCTGAAGTGGGTCGATTGCCTGGTCCGGGCGACGCGGCGGCAGCGTATCCTCGCCGGGATGGAAGGCGAGGCGCTGGAAGAATACGTCGCCGCGTGGAGCGAGATGCACACGAGCGTTTGTCGGGAAGGCATGTTCCCGCGAGACGTCTTCGCGGCGCGCCCCCACCTCGCGTGGCTCGAAGGGACCTCGTGCCACGGCGAGACGATGTTCGGCCGGCATGCCTCGTTGTTCCAGGAGATCGAGCGCCTCGATCTGCCCGCGCTCTGGAGGACGACGACCGTGCCCGTGCTCGTGCTGCACGGGGGTTACGATCATGCCGCGGCGCCCGAGGAGGGGCGGATGATCGCGGACGAGATAGCGGCGGCGTCGCCGGGGCGGGCGCGCTTCGTGCTGCTCGAAGGGATCGGGCACGACATGCGCCGGCACGAGAGTCTCGCGCAGAGCTACGAGAATCCACGCGCCGGCGCGTGGGATGAAGGGCTGCTCCGGGCGACCCTCGAATGGCTCGCGCACGAGGGGCTGATCAGCGAAGATCCTCGTCGATGA
- a CDS encoding radical SAM/SPASM domain-containing protein translates to MRHRARLTVDDKTPTGPLDPEARRAVMQASRPRSLPLLPRAGQMASEARGKHLPLASEVREVDRECRPIYAVWELTLACDLACRHCGSRAGAPRPDELTTGEARNLVRQMAALGVREVALIGGEVYLHDGWTEVVREIRRAGMQSTLVTGGRGMTAERAQAAKEAGVQSIAVSIDGTEPTHDRLRGLSGSHAAAVQALRNCRAAGIPIAINTQINRLNLGELPAIFDLILDVGAHGWQVQLTVPVGRAADEPDVLLQPYDLLELFPLLASLAERAGAARVKMLAGNNIGYYGPFEHVLRSYTTEKHADSCSAGRSTLGIESNGDIKGCPSLPTESWVGGNVRAAPLRDIWERSSALRHMRDRTDEERWGYCRACYYGDVCRGGCTWMATALFGKPGNNPYCHHRALEMQRQGKRERVVRVAPAEGLPFDRASWALIDEDLR, encoded by the coding sequence GTGCGACATCGTGCGCGTTTGACCGTGGACGACAAAACGCCGACCGGTCCCCTCGATCCCGAGGCGCGCCGCGCCGTCATGCAGGCGTCGCGGCCCCGCAGCCTGCCCCTCTTGCCGCGCGCCGGCCAGATGGCGAGCGAGGCGCGCGGCAAGCACCTCCCGCTCGCGAGCGAGGTCCGCGAGGTCGATCGCGAATGCCGGCCCATTTACGCGGTCTGGGAGCTGACGCTCGCCTGTGACCTCGCTTGCCGCCATTGCGGCTCGCGCGCCGGCGCGCCGCGCCCGGACGAGCTCACCACCGGGGAGGCCAGGAATCTCGTCCGGCAGATGGCCGCGCTCGGCGTGCGCGAGGTCGCCCTCATCGGCGGCGAGGTCTACCTGCACGACGGCTGGACCGAGGTTGTCCGGGAAATACGCCGCGCGGGCATGCAGAGCACGCTCGTCACGGGGGGACGCGGCATGACCGCCGAGCGCGCGCAGGCGGCCAAGGAGGCCGGCGTGCAGAGCATCGCGGTCTCGATCGACGGGACCGAGCCCACGCACGACCGGCTGCGCGGCCTCTCGGGCTCCCACGCCGCCGCCGTGCAGGCGCTCCGCAATTGCCGCGCCGCGGGGATCCCGATCGCGATCAACACCCAGATCAATCGATTGAACCTCGGCGAGCTCCCTGCGATCTTCGATTTGATCCTCGACGTCGGGGCCCACGGCTGGCAGGTGCAGCTCACGGTCCCGGTCGGCCGCGCCGCCGACGAGCCGGACGTCCTCTTGCAGCCGTACGATCTGCTGGAGCTCTTCCCGCTCCTCGCCTCGCTCGCGGAGCGCGCCGGCGCCGCGCGCGTCAAGATGCTCGCGGGCAACAACATCGGCTATTACGGGCCCTTCGAGCACGTCTTGCGGAGCTACACCACGGAGAAACACGCCGACTCGTGCAGCGCCGGCCGATCCACGCTGGGCATCGAGTCGAACGGCGACATCAAGGGCTGCCCCTCGCTCCCCACGGAGTCCTGGGTCGGCGGCAACGTGCGCGCCGCTCCTTTACGTGACATCTGGGAGCGGTCGTCCGCGCTCCGCCACATGCGCGATCGCACGGACGAGGAGCGCTGGGGGTATTGCCGCGCGTGTTATTACGGCGACGTGTGCCGCGGCGGCTGCACCTGGATGGCCACGGCCCTCTTCGGCAAGCCGGGGAACAACCCTTATTGCCACCACCGCGCCCTCGAAATGCAACGCCAGGGCAAACGCGAGCGTGTCGTCCGGGTCGCGCCGGCCGAGGGGCTGCCCTTCGACCGCGCCTCGTGGGCCCTCATCGACGAGGATCTTCGCTGA
- a CDS encoding RNA polymerase sigma factor — translation MRALDLLAPLFFSRPTASAAGHEEELVERLRRGESAAIAEVYDEHYATVRAFARRLTGDDAAAEDLVHDVFVSLPSAALRFRGDSSLKTFLVSIAVNHARHHLRAAARRRAALEKLGHEPLPDAPNPERDVSRAALARALDRALDQLPMPQRVAFVLCEVEERSAREAAEIMGVPEATARTRVFHAKQKLRALLDEEMSR, via the coding sequence ATGAGGGCCCTCGATCTGCTTGCACCCCTCTTCTTCTCGCGCCCCACGGCCAGCGCCGCCGGGCACGAGGAGGAGCTCGTGGAGCGGCTGCGTCGCGGCGAGAGCGCCGCGATCGCCGAGGTCTACGACGAGCACTACGCCACGGTGCGCGCCTTCGCGCGCCGCCTCACGGGCGACGACGCGGCGGCCGAGGATCTCGTCCACGACGTGTTCGTCAGCTTGCCCAGCGCGGCGCTGCGGTTCCGCGGTGATTCGTCGCTCAAGACCTTCCTCGTCTCGATCGCCGTCAACCACGCGCGCCATCACCTGCGCGCCGCCGCGCGCCGCCGCGCGGCTCTCGAGAAGCTCGGCCACGAGCCGCTCCCGGACGCGCCGAACCCGGAGCGTGACGTGAGCCGCGCCGCGCTGGCCCGCGCGCTCGACCGCGCGCTCGATCAGCTCCCCATGCCGCAACGGGTGGCGTTCGTGCTCTGCGAGGTCGAGGAGCGCAGCGCGCGCGAGGCGGCCGAGATCATGGGCGTGCCCGAGGCCACGGCGCGCACACGCGTCTTCCACGCGAAGCAGAAGCTCAGGGCCCTTCTCGACGAGGAGATGAGCCGATGA
- a CDS encoding tetratricopeptide repeat protein, with protein sequence MKDDMLRAATRVLREEADASKGREVETRARVLATLKARRARKLAAIRVFVPIAAVLVGSVAWASATHRLPSVWYELKHDLGLERGEEEAAELSSSPPPAAAPAPKNGPPAEAPAPEEAPVAEADEPEAEPPSEPRAAAPPQDVGAPKVAAQTVVAPTITEAPSAKTDERAAEPEAPAVAAAQAPRVDPDDALYRAAHQAHFVTRDPAAALSAWDAYLRAAPRGRFAPEAHYNRALCLVRLGRTAEAERTLELFATGSFGGYRKAEAKALLDAMRGPKP encoded by the coding sequence ATGAAGGACGACATGCTCCGCGCCGCAACCCGCGTGCTCCGCGAAGAGGCCGACGCATCGAAGGGCCGCGAAGTCGAGACGCGCGCTCGTGTCCTCGCCACGCTGAAGGCGCGCCGCGCGCGCAAGCTCGCGGCGATCCGCGTGTTCGTCCCGATCGCGGCCGTGCTCGTGGGTTCGGTCGCCTGGGCCTCGGCGACGCACCGCCTGCCGAGCGTCTGGTACGAGCTGAAGCACGATCTCGGGCTCGAACGAGGCGAGGAGGAGGCCGCGGAGCTGTCCTCGAGCCCGCCGCCCGCGGCGGCCCCGGCCCCGAAAAACGGGCCACCCGCGGAGGCTCCGGCCCCGGAGGAGGCGCCCGTCGCCGAGGCGGACGAGCCCGAAGCCGAGCCGCCGAGCGAGCCCCGAGCAGCAGCGCCTCCGCAGGACGTTGGAGCTCCAAAGGTTGCAGCTCAAACGGTTGTAGCTCCCACGATCACGGAGGCGCCGTCTGCGAAGACGGACGAGAGGGCCGCCGAACCCGAGGCCCCCGCCGTGGCGGCGGCGCAGGCGCCCCGGGTCGACCCGGACGACGCGCTCTACCGGGCGGCGCACCAGGCGCATTTCGTCACGCGGGACCCGGCCGCGGCGCTCTCGGCCTGGGACGCCTACCTGCGGGCCGCGCCGCGCGGCCGCTTCGCGCCCGAGGCCCATTACAACCGCGCGCTTTGCCTGGTGCGGCTCGGGCGAACGGCCGAGGCCGAGCGGACGCTCGAGCTCTTCGCCACGGGCTCCTTCGGTGGTTATCGCAAGGCCGAGGCGAAGGCGCTGCTCGACGCGATGCGCGGCCCGAAGCCGTGA
- a CDS encoding LA_2272 family surface repeat-containing protein, translated as MNRNDAATRASRAILLALRVSLLAMGPLAVSTFAGAALAEEPSGSAVVLVVDGLPWDVDPEAVRAAIGREIGKTVALSGAAPPGRAAFVLRGEGERRVTLTYSAEGEGSSVGRTIDLPDDPERAAETLALLAGNLARDEAAELAALLGKRPEEKPAAADVAPNPPPAAPEPPAAKEEETRPEEAPAPPAPKKSAPAPRRAAPAPAPPTIPARTPSLEELAPCWRPDGTQVFASASVLPGISTSTSRGTNVVPHLSANLLAGLATGLDGLEIGLGLNIERAFACGVQISTAANIVAGPVRGVQAAIGLNFATSLRGVQMGGVDIVAGPVFGVQAGAIDIAGDVVGAQVGALNIGGAVSGVQLGAVNVAAGPVRGAQIGVVNYAERSSFSFGLLNIVRRGRLHIDLWGQETGLVMAGIEHGSDYMHNIYGVGTRLVGAERRLAFSLGLGGHVQVSKRFSVDLDLLGYSLHEMPSFEPTAFLGQVRLVAAVEIGARLGVFGGPSYSVVYARSIEDALLAPYDSSGLDLQDPYPVLGWPGVTIGLRTF; from the coding sequence ATGAACCGAAACGACGCCGCCACGAGGGCCTCGCGCGCTATTCTCCTCGCGCTCCGCGTCTCCCTGCTCGCAATGGGCCCGCTCGCCGTGTCCACGTTCGCCGGGGCGGCGCTCGCCGAGGAGCCTTCGGGCAGCGCGGTGGTCCTGGTCGTGGACGGGCTGCCGTGGGATGTCGATCCGGAGGCCGTGCGCGCGGCGATCGGGCGCGAGATTGGCAAGACGGTCGCCCTCTCGGGCGCGGCGCCCCCGGGGAGAGCGGCTTTTGTGCTCCGCGGCGAGGGAGAGCGGCGCGTGACCTTGACGTACAGCGCCGAGGGCGAGGGATCGAGCGTCGGCCGCACGATCGATCTCCCGGACGACCCCGAGCGCGCGGCGGAGACGCTCGCCCTCCTGGCGGGGAACCTCGCGCGCGACGAGGCCGCGGAGCTCGCCGCATTGCTGGGCAAACGACCCGAGGAGAAACCTGCGGCCGCGGATGTCGCGCCAAACCCTCCGCCCGCCGCGCCGGAGCCTCCCGCCGCGAAGGAAGAGGAAACTCGCCCCGAGGAGGCCCCCGCGCCGCCGGCCCCGAAAAAGAGCGCACCGGCGCCACGAAGGGCCGCGCCTGCGCCTGCGCCGCCGACCATCCCCGCGCGTACGCCCTCGCTCGAGGAGCTCGCGCCTTGCTGGCGCCCCGACGGCACGCAGGTCTTTGCGAGCGCCAGTGTCCTTCCCGGGATCAGCACGTCGACGAGCCGGGGCACGAACGTCGTTCCCCACCTCTCGGCGAACCTGCTCGCCGGTCTTGCCACGGGCCTCGACGGCCTGGAGATCGGCCTCGGCCTGAACATCGAGCGCGCGTTCGCCTGCGGCGTGCAGATATCGACCGCCGCCAATATCGTGGCCGGCCCGGTGCGAGGCGTTCAGGCGGCGATCGGATTGAATTTCGCCACCTCCCTGCGTGGCGTGCAGATGGGCGGCGTCGACATCGTCGCGGGCCCGGTCTTCGGCGTGCAGGCAGGGGCCATCGACATCGCCGGCGACGTCGTCGGCGCGCAGGTCGGCGCCTTGAACATCGGAGGCGCCGTGTCGGGCGTGCAGCTCGGCGCCGTGAACGTGGCCGCGGGGCCCGTGAGAGGCGCGCAGATCGGGGTCGTGAACTACGCGGAGCGCTCGTCCTTTTCGTTTGGCCTGCTCAACATCGTCCGCCGCGGTCGCCTGCACATCGATCTCTGGGGTCAGGAGACGGGCCTCGTGATGGCGGGTATCGAGCACGGCAGCGATTACATGCACAACATCTACGGCGTCGGCACGCGCCTCGTGGGCGCCGAGCGGCGCCTCGCTTTCAGCCTGGGCCTCGGCGGACACGTGCAGGTCTCGAAGCGGTTCTCCGTCGACCTCGACCTCCTCGGTTATTCCCTCCACGAAATGCCGAGCTTCGAGCCCACCGCGTTCCTCGGGCAGGTGCGCCTCGTCGCCGCCGTCGAGATCGGCGCGCGCCTCGGCGTCTTCGGGGGGCCGAGTTATTCCGTCGTGTACGCGCGTTCGATCGAGGACGCGTTGCTCGCGCCCTACGACAGCTCGGGCCTCGATCTCCAGGATCCGTACCCCGTCCTCGGCTGGCCCGGCGTCACGATCGGCTTGCGGACATTTTAA